One Pantoea trifolii DNA segment encodes these proteins:
- the qseC gene encoding quorum sensing histidine kinase QseC: protein MSLFLRLAIGFVLLIMLCGGLASLSAWHQTRDTVDELFDTQQMLFAKRLITLDPTSLQDEKLPNTKSILRHHRGDQDDDALAFAIFSADGQPLLNDGENGRDLEFDYQRDGFTDGRLRGDKESWRLVWLTSADKRYRVVVGQEWEYREDMTRDLALSSLLPWLIAMPFMLLLLLALVWFELRPLKRLTLSLHQRAPDDATPLPDTRLPKEVKPLVVALNGLFSRMAHLVQRERRFTSDAAHELRSPLAALRVQSEVIQLADDDEAMRKRAIQQLDSGIVRATRLVDQLLTLSRVEADDLRSEFQPVALAPLLQNLLAEHFPQAEQQNTALQFTSHAETVMNGHPLLLGLMVRNLLDNALRYSPSGSTIDVQLNVRAITVDDNGPGVSDEQLARLGERFWRPPGQAQTGSGLGLSIVKNIAQLHGIRLQFSQRASGGLRVTLSW from the coding sequence ATGAGTTTGTTTCTGCGCCTCGCCATCGGCTTTGTGCTGCTGATTATGCTGTGCGGCGGCTTGGCCAGCCTCAGCGCCTGGCACCAAACCCGCGATACGGTAGACGAGCTGTTTGATACTCAGCAAATGCTGTTCGCCAAACGACTGATTACGCTCGATCCCACCTCGCTGCAGGACGAAAAACTGCCTAACACCAAGTCGATCCTGCGTCATCATCGTGGCGATCAGGATGACGATGCGCTGGCGTTTGCCATTTTCAGCGCCGACGGCCAGCCGCTGCTCAATGACGGCGAAAATGGGCGTGATTTAGAGTTTGATTACCAACGTGATGGCTTTACCGATGGCCGCCTGCGCGGCGATAAAGAGAGCTGGCGCTTGGTGTGGCTCACCTCAGCGGATAAGCGTTATCGCGTGGTGGTTGGGCAAGAGTGGGAATACCGCGAAGATATGACGCGCGATCTGGCGCTCAGTAGCCTGCTGCCGTGGTTGATCGCCATGCCTTTTATGCTGCTGTTGCTGCTGGCGCTGGTGTGGTTCGAACTGCGCCCGTTGAAGCGCCTCACGCTTTCGCTGCATCAACGAGCGCCGGATGATGCTACGCCATTGCCGGACACGCGCTTGCCCAAAGAGGTGAAGCCGCTGGTGGTGGCGCTCAACGGCTTGTTCAGTCGCATGGCGCATCTGGTACAGCGCGAGCGTCGCTTTACCTCCGATGCCGCCCATGAACTGCGCAGCCCGCTGGCGGCGCTGCGCGTGCAGAGCGAAGTGATTCAGCTGGCCGATGATGATGAAGCGATGCGTAAACGGGCGATTCAGCAGCTGGATAGCGGCATTGTGCGCGCCACGCGTTTGGTGGATCAGCTCTTAACGCTGTCACGCGTAGAAGCTGACGATCTGCGCAGCGAGTTTCAACCGGTGGCGCTGGCACCGCTGCTGCAAAACCTGCTGGCGGAGCACTTCCCGCAGGCAGAACAACAAAACACCGCTTTGCAGTTCACCAGCCACGCCGAAACGGTGATGAACGGTCATCCGCTATTGCTGGGTTTGATGGTGCGGAATCTGCTGGATAACGCGCTGCGCTATTCGCCGTCGGGCAGCACCATTGATGTGCAGCTCAATGTTCGCGCCATTACCGTTGATGATAACGGACCGGGAGTCAGCGATGAGCAGTTGGCAAGGTTGGGTGAACGCTTCTGGCGACCGCCGGGACAGGCACAAACCGGCAGCGGATTGGGGCTTTCCATCGTGAAAAATATTGCCCAGCTGCACGGCATTCGCTTGCAGTTCAGCCAGCGCGCCAGCGGAGGATTGCGCGTCACTTTGAGTTGGTGA